One window of the Candidatus Eisenbacteria bacterium genome contains the following:
- a CDS encoding glycosyltransferase family 4 protein, with protein sequence MRVTFVLPAASFTGGARVVFEYATRLKAFGHSTSVVFPMLPYRFRDSARRFSGVRSWLGGMKNNLLYGPRPPRQPMRGGIVMVPRIADRFLPDADAVVATAWPTAYSVFRLSPAKGAKCYLVQHREIDSGLPRDVDGTYRLPLFRIAGSEYTARLLRETVGVEVDAVVPNGVDVEFWSARPEPPPTRSGVLMPHAPGERKGAADGFAAFEQVHRRCPGLALRCFGRERTPDVPAFVEYVENPDDDALRRLYAEASVFLFPSRYEGYGLPPLEAMTGGCPVVATRVGAVPDFCVDGVSGVLVEPRDADGMARAVLALLEDRARRERLGEGGRSRARAFDLALATRQFERALARAVQRSGGSR encoded by the coding sequence GTGAGGGTGACCTTCGTGCTGCCGGCCGCCTCCTTCACCGGCGGCGCCCGGGTGGTGTTCGAGTACGCAACCCGCTTGAAGGCGTTCGGTCACTCCACCTCGGTCGTGTTCCCGATGCTTCCGTACCGGTTCCGAGATTCGGCGAGGCGGTTCTCGGGCGTGCGCTCCTGGCTCGGGGGCATGAAGAACAACCTGCTCTACGGGCCCCGCCCACCGCGGCAGCCGATGCGGGGAGGCATCGTGATGGTGCCCAGGATCGCCGATCGGTTCCTGCCCGACGCCGACGCCGTGGTCGCCACGGCCTGGCCGACGGCGTATTCGGTCTTCCGGCTCTCCCCCGCGAAGGGCGCGAAGTGCTACCTCGTCCAGCACCGGGAGATCGACAGCGGCCTGCCGCGCGACGTGGACGGCACGTACCGCCTTCCGCTCTTCCGCATCGCGGGGTCGGAGTACACGGCGCGCCTCCTGCGTGAAACGGTCGGCGTCGAGGTGGACGCCGTGGTCCCGAACGGAGTGGACGTGGAGTTCTGGTCCGCCCGCCCGGAGCCGCCGCCGACCCGGTCCGGGGTGCTCATGCCGCACGCGCCCGGGGAGCGCAAGGGCGCGGCCGATGGATTCGCCGCATTCGAGCAGGTGCACCGTAGGTGTCCCGGCCTCGCGCTCCGCTGCTTCGGCCGGGAGCGCACCCCGGACGTGCCGGCGTTCGTGGAGTACGTTGAGAATCCGGACGACGATGCCCTTCGCAGGCTCTACGCCGAGGCCTCGGTCTTTCTCTTTCCGAGCCGGTACGAAGGCTACGGGCTCCCGCCGCTCGAGGCGATGACGGGAGGCTGCCCCGTGGTGGCGACGCGCGTCGGGGCGGTGCCCGATTTCTGCGTGGACGGCGTGAGCGGCGTCCTCGTCGAGCCCCGCGACGCGGACGGAATGGCTCGCGCCGTGCTCGCGCTGCTCGAGGACCGGGCGCGACGGGAGCGCTTGGGCGAGGGGGGGCGATCCCGGGCCCGCGCCTTCGACCTCGCGCTCGCGACGCGGCAGTTCGAGCGCGCCCTCGCCCGCGCCGTG